The DNA segment ACGCCTGGCCATAAACTTGATGAAGAGTATTTTCAGCGGGTGGATGCAATAGAATTTGCTGTGAACAACGACGACGGCAAAGACGTGGGCGCATTACTTAAAGCAGATATTGTTATACTTGGGGTTTCGAGGATTTCCAAGACACCGCTGTCCATGTTTTTGGCGCATAAAGGGAAGAAAGTCGTCAATTATCCCGTGGTTCCTGAATTAACGCCGCCTAGCCAGTTGAAAGAGATCAGCAGCCAGAAGATCATCGGACTGACGATCGATGCACAGCATTTGGTCAAAATTCGTTCAGAACGGCTTAAGGCGATGGGATTGCCCGATGATTCCGAATACGCCTCAATGGAGCGGGTTGAATATGAATTGAAATATGCCCAGTCACTGTTTGCTTCGTTAGGCTGCCCGGTCATTGACGTCACCGATAAGGCGATTGAAGAGACCGCTGGGCTGATCATGAAGCACTTGTAAATTTCTTTCTAAAGGAATAAAACATAGAATCATAAGAAGAGTTTTATAAAAATGATGGGGTGGAGGGAGTAACAATGGAACGTCACATAGCACTGGAATTAGTACGCATTACGGAAGCGGCAGCTCTTGAGGCAGCACGCTGGACAGGACGGGGCGATAAGAATAGCGCAGATGAGGCGGCAACATTAGCAATACGCAGTAAATTTAATTCCGTAGCTATTGACGGGACTGTAGTTATCGGCGAAGGGGAGATGGATGAAGCCCCCATGCTGTATATCGGTGAAAAAATAGGCAACCGCCGCGGCCCAGGAGTCGATATAGCCGTCGATCCATTGGAGGGAACAGAGACGGTAGCGAATGGGCTGAACAATGCCATCTCCGTGATTGCCGCCGCTCCTCAGGGCAGTCTGCTCCACGCTCCTGACATTTATATGGAGAAGCTGGCCGTCGGTCCTGCGCTGGCCGGGCAGCTTTCACTCGATGATCCAATCGAGACGACGTTAGCCAAAGCTTCTTTAATATTGGATAAGCCGCTGGCGGATATGACCGTGTCGATTCTGGATCGAGAGCGGCATGCAGCTTTGATCGATGCCCTGCGTAAATCCGGCGTTAGGATCAAACTGCTGAGCCATGGCGATGTTATGGGAGCCATTGAAGCCGCCATGGAAAAGGAGGTCGATATGTATGTGGGCTCCGGCGGAGCGCCTGAAGGGGTGCTGGCTGCGGCAGCGTTGAAATGCCTCGGCGGGGAGATGCAGGGTAGACTGCTTCCTAACGGACTCGATGAATACAATCGTTGCGTTCGCATGGGGCTCGCCAAGCCGGATCAATTGCTACGGATGGAGGATATGATCGGGCATGATAACGTCCTGTTCGTGGCTACCGGCGTGACATCGGGAGATTTTCTGCATGGGGTACGCTACTTGCCAAAGCATAAAGCCGAGACTCATTCCGTTATTATGCACTCCGAGAATAGAACGATCAGCTATATCGAGACCACCCATCACTTTACCGAGCAAATTAATTCGGTGAGAGGGGCGGCAATTTAAAGGTTAGCGAAGGAACGGAATAACCTAAATTATCGAACGGGACTACTTTTTAAGCTATGCCAGCTTTGTAGAGTAGTCTCGTTTTTTGAAGAAAATTATAATATAATATACCAAAGAATAAAGAATATGGTAAAATACGCAATTGGGGAGGTGATAGCTCATGATCAAAATGCAGAGAGGAGGTTATTTGAGTCCATCCATCGGCCAGAATATTGAAAACGCTTTCCAATATTTTAAGCTTACAATATTTGAAAAGGATGTGATTAGTATGAAACAAAGATTGGCTTTATTATTGTTGTTGACCGTAATGATAAGCATGTTCTCTCTTCCCTCTTCACAGGCAGCGGATCCCGGGTATGTTGGATTTGCGACTTTGAACGGCGGAACGACCGGGGGCGCGGGAGGTACTTCCGTCACGGTTACTACAGGGGCTGCGCTGCAAACGGCACTCAAAAATAAAGGCAGCGAGCCGCTGACGATTTATGTATCGGGCAAAATCACTCCAGCGAATTCCTCGGATAACAAAATCAGCGTCAAAGACGTAAATGATGTCTCGATCTTAGGCTTAGGCGCAGGAGCGGAATTTGAAGGCATAGGCATAAAAGTGACACGGGCCAGCAATATCATCATCCGCAATCTGAAAATTCACCATGTCAATATTGGCGATAAGGATGCGATTAGCATCGAGGGCCCGGCCAACAACGTCTGGGTTGACCACAATGAGCTCTATTCTACGCTCGATTCCAATAAGGACTATTATGACGGATTGATCGATGTGAAGAAAAATGCTGAGTATATCACGATTTCGTACAACTACATTCATGACAGCTGGAAAACATCGCTGGTTGGCTCGTCTGACAGCGACAATTATGACCGGAAAATCACTTATCACCATAACCGTTTTGAAAATATTAATTCCCGAGGGCCGCTGTTCCGTTTCGGCCAGGGCCATCTGTTTAACAATTATTACAACAATATTATAGACACGGGGATCAATTCAAGAATGGGGGCTACGCTCCGCATCGAAAATAATGTGTTTGAAAATTCAAAAGACCCAATCGTTACATTGTACAGTAAAGAGCAAGGGTACTGGGATGTGAAAGGCAATTTGTACGTGAACAGCACGGGCAGCATGCCGACCACATCGACAACGAGCTACACGCCGCCATACAGCTACACGCTGGATGCTGCAAATACAGTGAAGAATCACGTGATTGCGAACGCGGGCGTGGGCAAGATCAACGTTGGAAATTAATCGATGGATTGAAGTTTGTACGCGTGTACCCGGTGGGGCCACGCGTTTTTTTGTTTTGAATTATAGAGGACTTCCCATAGGATATAAGAAGGGTCACAGACAGTAGGCAGCAAGTTATTTTAAGATAAACCCTAGTTTGCACTAAAGGAGTCATAAGCATGAAATATAAATCGTTAGAGTTGGAAAAGCCTGTCGCCTATGAGCTGGAAGGGTTGGAAATCGGCATTACCTCCAATTGCAACTTTCGCTGCGATTATTGCTGCGCCTATCAAAGAAACGATGGGAACAACATCGGGGCAAAGGAAATTATTCCTCTTCTGGAGCAGCTGCCGCATCTTAAAAGAGTGAGACTGTCCGGCGGAGAGGTCACTTTAAAGTATGAAGATTGCGTTGAGGTTGTACGTTACTGCGCGGCACGCGGCGTTCAGACTCAGTTGAATTCCAACGGTAGCCTGCTGAATGAGGAGCGAATCCAGCGGCTGGCCGATGCGGGACTGACGACGATCCATATTTCCTTTAATTTTACGACGGCAGAGGCATTTTCCCAGTACTATCACATTCATCCCAGCGTGTATCAGAAAATTAGAAATAACATTGCTATGTTTGCTAAGACTAGGGTGGATACGGTACTTGAGACGCTCCTTTTCAGTGAAACCGAGCATCAGATGAAAGAGATTCATGACCATGTGTATGATATGGGTGTTCGCACGCATGAGATACAGAACAGTATCATGATGAAGCATAGCGGGTGGAAGGCTATAGCTGCACGCGAAACGTTGAAGCAGGCGGTAAATGATCTCATTGCTTACAAAAAAGAAGATATGACGCTGTACTTCACCTGCATGGATCGGTTTATGGAGGAGCTTGGTTTGCAGGAACAGCCAGGCGTCTATTTCCCGCACTGCATCGAAGGGAAAAAGCAGCTTCATTTGCATGGTAACGGGGATATTATTATTTCGGAGCTATGTCACCCCGTCATTATTGGAAATATCCATAAAGGCACTTCTTTGCGTGACATTTATCTTGATATGCCGCCAGCCTTAAAGCATTTTCTTGACCATGAGCCATGTCCGGCACGGGAGGCAATATTCCCCTCAACTCCGCTTTAAGATGCAAAGGATTTGAAAGCCGGAACAGCCTGGAATAAATCCGTGCATTAAAAGCAACGGCTATCCTCGGAATCTCGAGGATAGCCGTTTTATCGTTTTTCAGCCGCTGCAGGATAATTTGCCTGTTTTTAGCTCTGTTTCGGTCAAGCACGTCCGCGAATCTCCTGGCGGTGAAACAGAACGTAAGAAATGGCGAAGGAGATTAAGGTCAGCGCGATGAGACCAGTCACCTGTGGCCAGACGAGCAGCAGGCTCTGTCCAAAAGGCAGCGGGCTGGCAATGGCGCCATGAACCTGCTCGGTCGTCAGCGGTCCCAGGTTACGAACCGATGGCATAAGTAGAGTGGTCGTAGCCTCATTAAACAACGTGTAGGGAGATAGTCTGCTTAGCCACAACATTTGGTTCTGGAAGCCGACAATATCTTGTACTGTGGCCGTTTCAGCACTCGGCGCGATTCCCTTGGACACGATATTCAGGATCATGTCGTAGAAGAAGCTGAAGAACAGCCAGACGGAAATCCCCGACAGCGCCGAGGTAGCAGGCTGGCGGAAACGCACGGAGAATAAAATGGACAAATTAAGCCAGAATCCGATGTAGAAGATAATGATGAAAGTGAAGCTGATCATTCTTAAGAACTCCTCCAGCGTAGGAGGGATGCCTAAAATAATCGTTCCAAGCGCCATGGTCAAAAAGCCGAGCGTCAGGAACATCATGCTGATGACGCCAAGTGAGGCGGCAAACTTCGCGTTAAGCAGCGCGTCGCGATGCAGCGGCTGGGCCAGGATTCGGCTTAACGTACCCTTATTCCGTTCGCTGTTGATCGCATCAAAGCCGAGGCCGATTCCGAGCAGCGGGCCCAGGAACCCAATGAAGCTGATAAAGGACGGTAAAGTTCCATCTGACAGCGTGAACAGCTTCAGAATCACGAAGTCATTCGCGGAGCTGTCCGACTGAATAGCCTCTTGAATGCTGTTCATGGCCGTATACAAAGAGGCGATGCAGGTGAGCAGAATAATGCCAAGCAGCAGCATGAATCGCCAGCTGCGGATATGGTCGGAAATTTCCTTGCGCACCAACACACTGAATGGCGAAGCTCCGAGGCTGCCGACTCTCTTGCTTCGCTCACGCTCTTCCCCGTCAACCTTGCCGTTCGACGGGAGGCGATGGAACCAGTCTCGCAATCGCTGCGCCGAGCGGCGTAAATAGCCCTTCAAATCATATCTGCTGTTATTCAGCTTGGCTGCTTCCTTGGTCATGCTGTTCACCTCCTTCAAAATAACGGTGGTAGATCTCGTCAAGCCCGTATTGCCTTCGCTGCAGGCCGAACAAAGAAACATCGTTTTCAATAATCGTTCGGGCAATCAAGTCGCTGCAGTCGGTGTCCGAGCCGACGATAAGTCTGGTGCGTCCGGGAGATTCCATGCTGTTATATGCATCGGACAGTCCTACTCCGTTCCCGATTACCGGATCGGCATGCCGTACGCCAGGAATGGCGCGGATACGCTCCAGCAGTCCTTCATTCAGCGGCCCGCAGTCCACGGTAATTTGCAGCGGATCATCGGCGAACAGTTCTCGGGACAGGCTGGTGATGTCGCCTTGGGCGAGCAGGCGCCCCCGGACAAACAAGCCGACCCTGTCGCAGATTTGCTGCACTTGATGCAACTGATGGGAGGACAGCAGCACGGTCAAGCCTTGCTCCTCGCTTAAGCTGCGGATCAAGGCCAACAGCTCATCCATCCCTTTGGGGTCAATCCCAAGCGTCGGTTCGTCCAATATGATGATTTCTGGCGCTTTGATCAGGACATCGGCCAGTCCGAGCCGCTGCCGCATGCCGCGGGAATAAGCCCCCGTTTTTTTATGGGCGGCATGCTTCAGGCCTACGTTCTCCAGCAATTGATAGGCTCGTTCCTTCGCCTCCGCTTCCGGCACCTGGTTCAGCCTCGCCGTCAGCACCAGATTTTCCAGGCCGGTACGATCTTCGTAGAAGCCAACGTCATCCGGTAAATATCCGACCCTCCGTTTAACGGGGATAGGCTCCCTTGTCGGATCGAGTCCCAGCACGTTAATGGTGCCTTCGTCAGGCTCGCTGAGTCCGAGCAGCATAAGGATCGTCGTCGATTTGCCAGCTCCGTTGGGCCCGAGCAGACCGAAGATTTCGCCGCATTTGATTTGCAGGGACAACTGGTCTACGGCTCTGACGCCGTTATAGCTTTTTGTTAATGATTGTATGTCGATGACCGTCTCTGCCACGGTTATCGCCTCCCGTATTTGCGAATCAAATAGTAAATGCCACCGAGTATTGCTGCGATCACCAATACACCGATCCAGCCCCAGAGCATGGAGCCTTTGACCGCGACGCGAAATTGCGCTGAGGAGCTCGATTCCGGGGAGGACGCGGTCATGCCCGTGACATAGTCTCCAGCAATCGCCTTTTTGCTGGCGGTAATTGTGGCTTCCACGGTGGTCGATTGA comes from the Paenibacillus lentus genome and includes:
- a CDS encoding pyruvate, water dikinase regulatory protein translates to MIQAPAHFIAICSDSIGETAEAVVRATLEQFELSNTEIKRFMNVRDEEELSRLMEEVSERGGFVVYTLVQPELREAMREEAVRLNVRAVDIMGPMMQAFVDTFNDTPKRTPGHKLDEEYFQRVDAIEFAVNNDDGKDVGALLKADIVILGVSRISKTPLSMFLAHKGKKVVNYPVVPELTPPSQLKEISSQKIIGLTIDAQHLVKIRSERLKAMGLPDDSEYASMERVEYELKYAQSLFASLGCPVIDVTDKAIEETAGLIMKHL
- the glpX gene encoding class II fructose-bisphosphatase; translated protein: MERHIALELVRITEAAALEAARWTGRGDKNSADEAATLAIRSKFNSVAIDGTVVIGEGEMDEAPMLYIGEKIGNRRGPGVDIAVDPLEGTETVANGLNNAISVIAAAPQGSLLHAPDIYMEKLAVGPALAGQLSLDDPIETTLAKASLILDKPLADMTVSILDRERHAALIDALRKSGVRIKLLSHGDVMGAIEAAMEKEVDMYVGSGGAPEGVLAAAALKCLGGEMQGRLLPNGLDEYNRCVRMGLAKPDQLLRMEDMIGHDNVLFVATGVTSGDFLHGVRYLPKHKAETHSVIMHSENRTISYIETTHHFTEQINSVRGAAI
- a CDS encoding pectate lyase family protein, encoding MISMFSLPSSQAADPGYVGFATLNGGTTGGAGGTSVTVTTGAALQTALKNKGSEPLTIYVSGKITPANSSDNKISVKDVNDVSILGLGAGAEFEGIGIKVTRASNIIIRNLKIHHVNIGDKDAISIEGPANNVWVDHNELYSTLDSNKDYYDGLIDVKKNAEYITISYNYIHDSWKTSLVGSSDSDNYDRKITYHHNRFENINSRGPLFRFGQGHLFNNYYNNIIDTGINSRMGATLRIENNVFENSKDPIVTLYSKEQGYWDVKGNLYVNSTGSMPTTSTTSYTPPYSYTLDAANTVKNHVIANAGVGKINVGN
- a CDS encoding radical SAM protein, which encodes MKYKSLELEKPVAYELEGLEIGITSNCNFRCDYCCAYQRNDGNNIGAKEIIPLLEQLPHLKRVRLSGGEVTLKYEDCVEVVRYCAARGVQTQLNSNGSLLNEERIQRLADAGLTTIHISFNFTTAEAFSQYYHIHPSVYQKIRNNIAMFAKTRVDTVLETLLFSETEHQMKEIHDHVYDMGVRTHEIQNSIMMKHSGWKAIAARETLKQAVNDLIAYKKEDMTLYFTCMDRFMEELGLQEQPGVYFPHCIEGKKQLHLHGNGDIIISELCHPVIIGNIHKGTSLRDIYLDMPPALKHFLDHEPCPAREAIFPSTPL
- a CDS encoding ABC transporter permease, with protein sequence MTKEAAKLNNSRYDLKGYLRRSAQRLRDWFHRLPSNGKVDGEERERSKRVGSLGASPFSVLVRKEISDHIRSWRFMLLLGIILLTCIASLYTAMNSIQEAIQSDSSANDFVILKLFTLSDGTLPSFISFIGFLGPLLGIGLGFDAINSERNKGTLSRILAQPLHRDALLNAKFAASLGVISMMFLTLGFLTMALGTIILGIPPTLEEFLRMISFTFIIIFYIGFWLNLSILFSVRFRQPATSALSGISVWLFFSFFYDMILNIVSKGIAPSAETATVQDIVGFQNQMLWLSRLSPYTLFNEATTTLLMPSVRNLGPLTTEQVHGAIASPLPFGQSLLLVWPQVTGLIALTLISFAISYVLFHRQEIRGRA
- a CDS encoding ABC transporter ATP-binding protein; amino-acid sequence: MAETVIDIQSLTKSYNGVRAVDQLSLQIKCGEIFGLLGPNGAGKSTTILMLLGLSEPDEGTINVLGLDPTREPIPVKRRVGYLPDDVGFYEDRTGLENLVLTARLNQVPEAEAKERAYQLLENVGLKHAAHKKTGAYSRGMRQRLGLADVLIKAPEIIILDEPTLGIDPKGMDELLALIRSLSEEQGLTVLLSSHQLHQVQQICDRVGLFVRGRLLAQGDITSLSRELFADDPLQITVDCGPLNEGLLERIRAIPGVRHADPVIGNGVGLSDAYNSMESPGRTRLIVGSDTDCSDLIARTIIENDVSLFGLQRRQYGLDEIYHRYFEGGEQHDQGSSQAE